The Phacochoerus africanus isolate WHEZ1 chromosome 9, ROS_Pafr_v1, whole genome shotgun sequence genomic sequence CACCACCCTGGGCTCTGGAGGCCTAGTACCTCCCCAGGCCCCATCATgctcctgtcccctcctccaaAATACATCGCACAAGCATGTGACAACTCTGAGCAATCCATTCACTAGCCTCACATTAAAAATCCAGAATGGCTCAACGCACTtttttcatgctcctgggtttcTATCGATCAGCTCTTTGGAGGGGGTCGGGTACTCAAGTGAAACCAATCCCTTCTGGGTGTCCGAGCCGAGAACACGCCTCTGGAGGCCCAGGGAGAGCAGGCGGCCTCGATTCTTCCCTTCCCTGCCCGCCCTTCCCTCCGAGCACTTTACCCAGAAGAGGTCTAAGCTGGTTTGGTCTTGGCTTCCCGTGGGTGAAGTGGCGAGATGGAAGATCAGCCCTTTACGGGGTGCGGCTCCGGAGCTGGGCCCCCAGCTGCATCCCTCTTACCCCTCCCGGCTAGATCTGAACGGGGCAGCCGGTGAAGGGGCCGGCAGTGGCAGCGGCAGCTACTGGCCGCAGCGGCCGCTCCGGGCGTCTCGCCCGGACCCCACGACGCACCCGCCCGCCCTGACCTCACAATGGCCctcggggggagggggcggccgcGCTCGGCCGGGCCTGGGGAGCCGGCGAGGAGGGAGGGGGCTCGGGCCGGGCCGGCTGCGGGGAGCCCGGCTCGGAAACCAGGGCCGGCCGCGTCGGACCCAGGGCTGGGGCGGCGCCCACTCCGGCCCGGCCACAACGGGGAAGGGCGCCGAGTCGGGGGTCGCCCGCCTGCTGCCCGCGCCGAGGGAAGGCTGCCGCCGCCTGGTTCTCGCTCACCTGCGCCGCCCGCGCCATCGCGCACTCCGCTGCCGACGCCCCGCGCCGCCGCAGCTCCCGCCGTCGCCTGGGCCCGGCAGCTCCGCCCCCGGGCCGAACAGCCCCTCGCCCTGGGAAAAGGTCTTCCGGCTTCCGCGCCCACCCTCGACCCTGGCCAAGCCCGCCGCTGGCCGTCTGGCGCGTCAACCTGGAACGGCTGAGCCCGAGGAGCAGGCGGCCACTCGGCCGCGCCCGCGCCGACGGCCGTCCTCGCAGCCGGTCACACGCGGGGAAAGAGCACGATCGGCCGCGCTGTCCCCTTCCTCGGGCTTTGCGACCGTGCCGTAAGGCAGCCCCTAGCGCCGTCGCGACTCCGCCGTGCGCCGCGCGGGCCGACGGACGGCGACCATGGCGGCCTGGCGGCCCGGAAGCAAGACGGTCGTCCTTCCTCTCCGCCGCCCCTTTTCAAGCCGTGGCTGTCAGCTCGCCCCCGAGCGCAGCGCTGAGCGCAGGGATGCAGCGCCCAGCCGCGTAAGTGGGGTTCCCGGAAAAGTTGGGCCGGGAGGAGTGACCGCAAGGGGCGGCAGGCCCGGGCCGCACCCCTCAGGGACCCCTGTGGGACCCTCACACCTGCGACGCGCCACTTGCGGTGTCGGCTGAGCCCCCCTGGCGTGGGGACCCGGAGCCGGCACGGGCTTTGCGGGACAGGCGAGTGGAGCGCGGGGAAGCCCTGGAGCCCCCCAGTTCCCTGCGTCAATCCCCTTGTGGAGGTGGAACTGAGGGTGCCGCCGCCGTCCCGGGGCTGTTGAAAGAACTTTAAGAATAGCATAGCcgtgcagcagaacaaagggtgggggaaaaaatgtatacgtgtaagagtaatttggtccccatgctgtacagcggaaagaaaataaaagtaaaaaaataaataaatgaataaaagaatagcATAGCCGGCCAGCAAGTTTATACgtaccggggagttcccgttatggcgcagtggttaacgaatccgacgaggaaccaagaggtggcgggttcgatccctggccgcgctcagtgggttaaagagccggcgttgctgtgagccgtggtgtaggtcgcagatgcggctcggatcccgcgttgctgtggctgtggtgtaggccggtggctacagctgcgattggacccctagcctgggaacctccatatgctgcgggaagcggccctagaaaagacaaaaaaaaaaaagtttatacgTACCGTCTTTCTGTCGAGGATAACTGGTTTTTACATGTAAAGAGCTCTTGACATGCGCAGCACGTGTGTGTGTCGTCTTTATGATTATTAACGCTTTTCTTCAAGTGATGGCGCACTGTTTTGTAGGACTTCACGTtgaatgtttttgttcttttggtttgGAAACTGTGCATATATGCATATCTGACTGAAGAGCCATAACGATTAATATCTGTAGCAGTTTTTATAAATTGCACTGCTTTGGGGAATGACGTTTTGTTTAAGGGAGTCCTGTGGACCAAGGGTGTGGAATGGGCTGCAGATAAAATGTTTAAACgatggagctcccatcgtggctcagtggttaaagaatccgactaggaaccatgagattgcaggttccacccctgcccttgctcagtgggttaaggatcttgtgttgccctgagctgtggtgtaggttgcagacgtggctcgggttccggttccgagttgctgtggctctggcgtaggccggcagctacagctccaattggacctctggcctgggaacctccatatgccccaggagcggcccaagaaatggcaacaacaacaacaaaaaaagccaaaaaaagaaaaagaaaaaagtttaaatgagaGCAGGTTAAGGTTTAAACCAACAGGTTAAGGAGCAAGGCTGGAAAGCATCCTTTTAATGATAGttaaaaagggttaaaaaaaaaaaaaagagcccgaTAAGAGTTCCAAAATGTGCCTGCcgtaaattttcatttattttggtctgTTTCTATTAGCATGCTTTTATAAACACAGCTTCTGAAGTTCTTTCTAGTACATAGTTTAGCCAGGGAGTTACCAGGGCAACAGATCACCTAGACCCCAGTACAGTGGCTGCAGTCCTGACTTCTAGTCCTGGAACATAGAAACCCACCGAGTATCTCAGTCTTTGGGCAGAAAGATACTTGAGAGGTACCTGAAAATGCACTGTGAGGGCACACTGAACGTGAAGACAGCTGCCAGAGCGAAGCCTTTACCCAAACTTGTTTTACTGCCAGAAGAAAGGACAGCCCCAAACAAGGCTTTTTCCACTGACATACAGCCTTTTGTTAAAGTGAGTCTTACCGTGGATCTGATCCTCAAGGTGAGACCTCTGCCTTTCTCACGCCGTCCAAATGACAGGGAAGCTGGTGCTACACACCTGACGGGCTGCCTGTACCTGTCAAGGTGATGACGGGAACCATGCCCAAAGTGGAGCAGCTGACCCATGAGTCAGACCGAGCCCAATTCTGGCGTCATGacttgtgttgtgttttttttaggATGTGTTCCCCATTGTGCTAGATATTGGATGAACATGAAAGAACAGTTCTTCACCTCAGGGCAGGTTGTGTTTCCTCTGCTTTTGGCCCCCACTTTGTGTACTTCTGGAGCACACAGCCAATTCTCTAGGTAATTAACTTCCTGCAGCACAGAGAGATTGCTGTCTTTTAGactttgaattttaatattagGTCTTCAAAAGGTTAtaacccttttattttctttatctaaagAGATATGTTTTAGTCTTGTATTTCTAGTCCACTCTGCATACTTTTTCATTAGTTCTTCATTTTCCGCTTGAGTTAAAGAGACCTGCTTTTAGGACCTACACAATTCATTTCTCTCTTAATCTTTGGGTaccatttttttggctgcacctgtggcatgcaaaagttcccgaGTGAGAGATCGAACCCTAGCcctagcagtgacaacgccaaattcttaaccactaggccaccagggaactccagggtaccactttttttgtgtcctttttaggggtgcaccagtggcatatggaggttcccaggctagaggtcaaatcagagctctagctgccggcctccgccacagccacagcaacaccagacccaagccgagtctgtgacatgcaccacagctcacggcaactctggatccttaacccactgagcaaggccagggatcgaacctgagtcctcctggatcctagtcgggttaaCCGCCGAGCCTCAAAGGGACCTCCCCCCACAGAGGTTCTGATGTGACTGATCCGGATGCCGCCTGGGCATCAGGACATTTGCTGATATTCTTGGTTTGTCCAGTCCCTGCCCCTCGCCACAGCTCTGCTGAGGCGTAACGTCAGGACTCCTAAGGGCGAGTCTGATGAGCTCACAAATTAGGGAACCGTGGTTACATGACTCGCGTCAGTACTGGCTTGTAGTCCTGAATGTCCCTGACTTTTCTAgtcaacatttactgagcacttgctTGCACTGTTCTGAGAGTTTTAcgtattttgatttatttaagcTTCAAAATTAGGCCTTTGTCAAGGaggtgctctttcttttttttttctgtttttggctgaGATGTGCatcagcttgatgtgggattgcAGTTcgcagaccagggactgaacctgggccacagcggtGAAAGTGCTGAGccctaaccgctaggccaccagggagctcctgtgtTGGTGCTTTTATCATCATCcccgtttcacagatgaggaaactttttttttttttttttgctggattcGGAGGCCAGAGTGCTCTCACTACTACACCATGGAAGCGCGTGtgccagatgaggaaactcaagcACAGTAAGGGATATACTGTTTTTTTATCCAAAGGATaaggaattaaaatttttctcctaGTAATCTTTAGatcaaaaagaacagaaacagtccCTCAGCATGGAGAGGTAACATTTACAAAGAACAGGAACAACTGGTGTCATATTTtgcttgcattttctttttttttttttctttttctttgtagagccacaccctcagcacatggaagttcccaggctaggggttgaatcagagctgcagctgtcagtctacaccacagccacactggatccaagccgtgtctgcaacctataccacagctcacgcagtgccggatccttaacccactgagcgaggccaggaccctcatcctcatggacactagtcgggttcatcaccaccgagccacagtgggaactcctgcttacatTTTCATTAAGGAAAATGATCCCCAAAATCCTCAAGTTTGATTTCAAATGAATTTCGTAGAAAGAAGTTGAAACTCCAGATAAATGAGAAACTGGTGAGAGGTCTAGTCATTGAATTTTAAGACTGATGTGCATATTTCTCATATGGAAAAGACTTTCAATAAGAGGCTGgactattcaaccataaaaaggaacaaaataacgccatttaaAGCAGCATGGGTGGAACtcgagatgctcatactaagggaagtaagtcagaaagagaaagacaaacactgtatgatatcacttatatctgggatttAGTATACAGCATgcatgaatctatctacagaaaagaaacaaactcatggacttggagaacagacgaGCGTTGCTGAGGGAGGGGAATGGACGGGAGTGTGGGGATAGTGGACACACGCTGTGGCCTCTGGAGCGGCCGAGCAGTGAGatctgcacagcacagggaactgcattgGATCACTAGtgagggaacatgatggaggctGATGTGAGAGAAAGAAGGTGCGTATGCGTGTgtgtacgtatgactgggtcactttgctctacagcagaattgacagaacattgtaaaccaactataataagaaactttttaaaaagtagttggaAGGCAAATTAAATTTGGGGTGGACTTTAAAACCCGTGTCCTTTAACTCTGTTACCGTAAAGAAGAGGAAATTGGGACCCAGAGGGATTAAGTGACGTATTTGGTGGCACACCGTGGAGTCAGGACTGAAACCAAGGCTTCCCCACTCTCAGGCCGGTGTTCGAACGTTACCAGATGCTTTGTTCTTCACCCAGTGGAAGGTTACATGTCTTCCCTGTCTTGCCCTTGTTCTATTAATGTGGAAAATtacactgtgttttttttttttttttttttttgcttcttagggctgcactcgcaacatatggaggttcccagagtagggggtctaatcggagctacagctgccggcctacaccacagccacagccacaccagagcagggccgcatctgcaacctatactactgctcacgacaacacaggatccttaacccaccgagcgaggccagggatcaaacccgaaacctcatgggttctagcggatttgtttctgctgcgccacgatgggaactcctacattgaatttttgtttttctttttttgctacttatgggaaatttaaaacatgtacaaagaagaatataaagaattgctggagttgcagctgcggcACAGTGGGATCGGTGGcagagcactgggacacaggttccatccctggcctggcacagagggttaaggatccagcattttcacagctacagcttggttCTGgttctggtccctggcccaggaactccatatgctatggagtagccaggaaaaaaaaagaattgctgctGTGTATCCAGTACTTGCTTCCGCAGGTACCCACTCACTGATGGCTGTTTATTTCACCCTCCCCCCATCCAGTCCCACTTCCCAGGTGATTTTTTTGGCAAATATCCGACATCATATTTCACGTGTAAGtatttccatatgtatttttaaaagatacggACTTCTGTGTATGATGAACATTGTCATACCTAAAATACCATAGTAATTGTAGTAATTCCTTAATTCCAGCAAATTTCCAATGTTGGATTTTCTTTGGAggtcccgctgtggtacagtgggaccagcagcatctctTCAGTgtcaggacgcaggttccactGGGTtagaggacctggtgttgctgcagctgtggcttggctctgatccctggccccagaactccatgtgctgtggggcggTCCAAAAAGAAACGCACAGACAACCAATTTCCTCGACAGTCTTTTTTTCAcgccccacccctcacccccaggctAGAAGCTGCGAGTTGGAGCTCGAGCcacagcctttgccacagcctttgccacagccgtggcagcactggatccgagccacatctgcaacgtacaccaatcctaacccactgatcgaggccagggatcaaacccacatcctcccagagacagcGTTGGGCTCTCAACCCTTTGAGCCCCATTGGAAGCGccagtaaccttttttttttttttttaaaccatgccCACAGtgtatagaagtttccaggccgggttaagggtccagcatcgcagtgagctgtggtgtaggtcaaagatgcagcttggacctgccgtggctgtggctgtggcgcaggccagcagctacagcatcagttggacccctagcctgggaacgtccatacaccGTGACCTGCTGAACCCTAGGGAGCGATGGCGGGGCTGACGCGGCCCCTGCAGTGTTCTCTGTGGTCCAAACTATTCACGCCACGTGGCTGCGCCAGCTTGGCGGCCCACTTCCTGAGTAGACCCTCTGCTGTCCCTGTCCTGTTTGAGTCTCACTCTTTTTAGACTGCTTGGGGGTGTAGAAGCTCTAGCAGGGTCACAGCGTCCAGGACCAGGAGAATGCTCCCGGGTAGTGCTGCCTCAGGCATCTCCTTCAGTGACTGCCCGGGCCTTGGGATGCTCGAGGTAGTTGGTACTGGTTCGTGGCGGCCATCAAAGCAGAGACTACCAGGCTGTGTTTCCGAAGTGGTGACTTGGTTTCCTTGCCACGTCTGCACTGCCTTACTTACTCTAACTGTCAAGGGTTGGGTCCAGAGACCTGAAAGGCCATCAGCCCCACActgggggaaagggtggggattgtgccagagctgagctgctcagccactccacccctcccctgctGTTCCTGCTGAGCAGGCCAGTGCAAAATGCACAGCTGCACCTGGTTAGTTGCATTCGTTCCTGAAATTTTAGCTATTAAATCTACATTTTTTCAAGTTATCAGTAAGCTACACACTGATAGAGAGTTGCTTTGTCTTAAATTTTTCAAGCCTTGCgtctctatttttagttctttggaaGTTGCAGCTTTTAATGGTCAGAGTGAAATGCTGAAATATCCTGAATGAAGtgccttctgttttatttttattttatttttacgtctttttaggggctgcacctgtggcatatggaagttcccgggctaggggtcgaatcagggctacagctgccagcacaccctactagccacagcaacgccagacccgagccatgtctgtgacctacaccacagctcaccgactagatccttaacctgctgagtagggccagggatcaaacctgagtcttcatggatacgagtagggttcgttactggggagctacagcaggaactcccatatccaGATTTTTGTGTGAGCACATGTGTTCCTGTGTCTTGGATGAATAACCCTGGAGGGGCGGCTGGGCTGTATGTTAGGTGTGTTTACTTGTGTCGTGGGCTGCTGACTCTTCTTCCACAGGAATGGTGCCCTTTGGCCTTCCCTCCAGCAAATGTTTAAGAGCTCAGTTGTTTTACATCCTTGGCAGCACTTTTTTTTgagtaatttatttgtttttattaaagtacagttggagttcctgttgtggcacaggggaaatgaatccgaatagtatccatggggatgtgtgttcaatccctggcctggctcagtgggtcggggatccggtgttgccgtgagctgtggtgcaggtcaaaggcgtgactcggatctggtgtggctgtggtggaggccggcagctgcagctccagtttgaccccctagcctgggaatttccatatgctgtgggtgcggccctaaaaaaatatcaccgatttacagtgttgggctAGTTTCTCCTGcacagcatcctttttttttttttttttttttttctctatagggccgcacctgtggcatatggagggtcccaggctagggatctgattggagctgcagcagccggcctccaccaccgccacagcaacactggatccatgccccatctgtgacctaccctgcagcttgcagcaatgctgggtccgagccccgtctctgacctacactgcagcttgcagcaatgctggatcttcagtctactgagcgaagccaggaatggaacctgcatcctcacaaacactgtgttcttaagctgctgagccgcagtgggaactcctgtacagcaTCCTTGACAGCACTCCTATTGGCagatggttttgttttggtttttctcacCATATTAAGAGGTGTAGTGGAAGCTCGTGGTTTTGCTtcgcatttccctaatgactaatcaTGTCgaacattttttatgtgcttatttgccacctAAATACTTTCTTTGGaaacttttatttagaaaatttttccGTTTTTAAATTGAGTCGTCTGTTTTCTTATGGAGTTTTGAGAAATCTTTACATATTCTTGAAACAAGTCCTTTTTATagatttgcatgtattttctcctgtctttggcttgtcttttcatcttcttaataGTGTGTTTGCAAGAACAGAAGATTTTAACTTGGGTGAAGTCCAGTTCATCTATTTCTTGTTTTgtggattgtgcttttggtgtcgtATCCAAGAAATCTTTGCCACATCTACGGTTGTTGAATTTTTACTgtgttttagaagttttatagttttagattttacatgttaggtctttaatccattttgagttaattttttttttgtcttttgtcttttttgttgttgttgttgttgttgctatttcttgggccgctcccgcggcatatggaggttcccaggctaggggtcgaatcggagctgtagccaccggcctaccccagagccacagcaatgcaggatccgagcctcgtttgcaacctacaccacagctcacggcaacgccggatcgttaacccactgagcaagggcagggaccgaacccgcaatctcatggttcctagtcggattcgttaaccactgcgccacgacgggaactcccattttgagttaatttttgtatatggtgcaaAGTACAGGTGTTTGCTTTAAGATGTTGAGTTGTTCCAGCACTGTTGTTGAACATGTCTGGTATAGTGTTAATACTGTTTATTACAGTTCTTTTAATTTGGGTATTCTCTGGCcatagtctgtctgtctgtctttttttttttttttttttgtctttttagggccatacccacagcatatggaggttcccaggctaggggtctaattggagctccagctgccggccacagccacagccacagccacaccagatctgagccacgtctgccatctACGCCATAACTCAcaataacactggatctttaacccactgagcgaggccagggatcaaacctgcatcctcatggatactagtcggattcgtttccactgagccgccaCGGAAACTCCAACCCTGGCACATAGTCTTAAAAAGAGGAAGCTAACACGGGTCTTTAATAAATCTGGACTGTTCATTTTATAATGCTAGAGattgatttatttgtgtattaATCCCATACATTTTGTTTAAGGTCTCAAGTTTCTGCCCTCCAAGAAAATCTTGCCATGATTGGATAGGACCCCCAGATAAATATTCAAACCTTCGACCTGTTCACTTTTACATCCCTGAAAATGAGTCACCACTggaacaaaagctaagagaattaagACAAGAAACACAGGAATGGAACCAACAGTTCTGGGCGAACCAGAATTTGACTTTTCATAAGGTAAGTTTAGGTTTTGTGTTAGAATGAGAAATACTGCAGTTGGCCACTTGGGGGCGCTAAATCTTTAgtgtctacctttttttttttaagggccgcacccgaggcatatggaggttcccaggctaggggtcgaatcagagttacagctgccagcctacaccacagccacagaaacaagggatccgagccgtgtctgcgacccacaccacagctcagggcaatgccggatctgagtgaggccagggatcgaacccccaacgtcatggttcctagtcggattcgtttccactgtgtcacagcggaaCCTCCTTTAGTGTCTACTTTGCCTTCGAGTTGTTTGGTAGAGGCTcagtccctctccccacccccgccccggcccaCTTCATACATAGACCATTtgtacatatgtatgcatgtgattttaaaactaaTGTATAACTATAAAGAAGAAACATTGATTATCCATAGAATCACTGGTCTTGAgactttcaaggaaaaaaagggaataacAGAGCTAGAACTAGAACTGCAGGCTTCACATGTAGATATGCTTATATGTGTGCTTATGAAAATATGGGTGTCTGGGATGTGTTTTCACTCTTCCCAAGAATCAAGAATTCTTAACAGCATGCTCATCAAAAACCACATGAGGAAGAAGTATTCTAACCCAGGAGAAAGACTTCAAGGTGATGTGTATTTATCTATTAGGGAAGGCTATACCAAATGGATTGTTTTGTCTTACTCTGTAGATTTATAAATAAACAGTACTTCCCAAAGTTTATTAAACATCTCATTTTCAAATCCTAAATCAAGCATGAAAATTCTAACCAAGTTCAGATGGTTTAAGAcagattttggggagttcccttcgtggctcagtgattaacgactaagaaccatgaggttgcaggttcaatccctgaccttgctcagtgggttaaggatccagtgctgccgtgagctgtggtgtgggtcgcagactcagcttggatctggcatcgctgtggctgtggcgtaggccattggctacagctccaattagacccctagcctgggaacctccatatgcctcaggtgtggccctaaaaagaccaaaaaaaaaaaaagacacactttGAGATGGGCCACTTTTCAGGAAATCCATCTCCAGCCTCCTCCAGAGCACCGGGAGCTGAGTCCTAGCCAAGGAGAGTTGGAAAGccgaaggaaggaagggagttctGACAGCTGTcttcttttaggaaaaagaagaatttattcaCTCAAGACTGAAAGCTAAAGGCCTGGGACTGACAGCGGAATCAGGTTAgttttttttggttcttcttcTGGCAACACTGTATTTGTTTGAGTAGCTGtttgagaagataaaaagaaagcatgttggggagttcccgtcgtggcgcagtggttaacgaatccgactaggaaccatgaggttgcgggttcggtccctgcccttgctcagtgggttaacgatctggcgttgccgtgagctctggtgtaggttgcagacgcggctcggatcccgcgttgctgtggctctggggtaggccggtggctacagctccgattcgatccctagcctgggaacctccatgtgccgcgggagcggcccaagaaatagcaacaacaacaaagacaaaaaaaaaaaaaaaaagaaagcatgttgGATGCTGGAGAGCAAGTTCAGGGGCAGCTGCGCTGAGGGCGTCCTCAGTGGGACCTACATCTGTCCTCCTGCTCCCTTTCCTCTTGGGCGAAGGTCAGCCTGCTGGTCATTTGAGGTCATTCTGATTGATGCCCTCTTTCTGACCTTTGGACTTGGATCCCAAGGTCATGTGGCTTCTGCaccctctgtctctcctcccctGGCTCCTTCTTCTGGATGCCCGGTCCAACAGCCGTGAACTGGACGCTGGGGGAGTTATCCTGGAAGGCTCTCTCACCTCGGTTACCTCGTAGACGTTTCTCAGCAGTTTTGCTGCTCCCTGTTCTTAAACACGGCTTTGATTCAGGCCCTTGTGACTTCTCCACCTATTGCAGTATCTTCCTAATTGGTAATTGGTTTCCTGgcccccagtctttttttttttttttttccctgtcatttgactttttagggctgcaccagcggcacatggaggttcccaggctaggggtctaatcggagcttcagctgccggcctacaccacagccacaataatgccagatccaagccacgtctgcagtccacaccacagctcacggcaacgccggatccttaacccactgagcaaggccagggatcgaacccgcaacctcatagttcctggtcggatttgtttccgctacgccacgacgggaactcctggcccccAGTCTTTGGATCGGGGTCTTTATAGAAGCTATAAAGGCTAGATAGTAAAGAGGTTAGGCCTTCAGAGCCATAAGGGGCCTCTGCTTCAGCTACTCAGCTCTGCTGTGCTTCTGGGAAAGCAGCCATAGAAGACACCTAAGTTAACGGGTAAGAACGTGTCCCAGTGAGTATTTATAGAAACAGGCAGTAGGCCAGATGTGGCCTCCAGGCTGAAGTTTAGCACCTTGTGCCTTAAATCCATTCTTTGCCGCGTAGTCAGACTCTTGTACCCAAATGCAGATTaggttttcagagttcctgtgaCAGCAGCATGACACAGCCACGCTCCTCCGTCTGGACCGAAGGCGCTGCCCTCTCACCGCACTCGCTTCCTGCTCCCCAAGCTGCCCGCCTGCCGTGTCAGGGATATGACGGCACTCAGTGCCCTCTCCCTGCCGTGCCGTCCTTCCTTTTTTGGGTGGAAAGTCTAGTGCTCAAATGACTTTATACTGTTGCTTAAACCGACGTCTATTGTCTCCACACTATTCTCACGGAAAATCTGAAACCACTGACCCCCCGAAGCCAGGTCTGTATTGGGCTAAAGCACTGTCACTCTCCCTGCTGACCCTCGGCCTTGCCTGGGTCCCTTTGGAGTAAA encodes the following:
- the LOC125135215 gene encoding cytochrome c oxidase assembly factor 8 isoform X1, whose product is MAAWRPGSKTVVLPLRRPFSSRGCQLAPERSAERRDAAPSRVSSFCPPRKSCHDWIGPPDKYSNLRPVHFYIPENESPLEQKLRELRQETQEWNQQFWANQNLTFHKEKEEFIHSRLKAKGLGLTAESGAKATLNAEEMAEFYKEFLSKNFQKHMYYNRDWYKRNFAITFFMAKVALERIWRKLPLKQKKSGT
- the LOC125135215 gene encoding cytochrome c oxidase assembly factor 8 isoform X2, with the translated sequence MAAWRPGSKTVVLPLRRPFSSRGCQLAPERSAERRDAAPSRVSSFCPPRKSCHDWIGPPDKYSNLRPVHFYIPENESPLEQKLRELRQETQEWNQQFWANQNLTFHKEKEEFIHSRLKAKGLGLTAESGTGTSVILPSPSSWQKWPWRGSGASFH